One part of the Plasmodium yoelii strain 17X genome assembly, chromosome: 13 genome encodes these proteins:
- a CDS encoding lysine--tRNA ligase, putative: protein MLTLLFLPILKNKNLNRQFFFNNKFLTLFEHNFKTNIIKVQFTTMTEKREHVISDQKKANPPPMNANKEDDAELDPRLYFENRSKLILSQQEKGINTYPHKFERTITIPDFIEKYKDLQNGEHLEETILNMTGRIMRVSSSGQKLRFFDLVGDGKRIQVLANYSFHDKEKSNFVECYDKIKRGDIVGIIGFPGKSKKGELSIFPKETIVLSPCLHMLPMKYGLKDTEIRYRQRYLDLLINESTRNVFITRTKIINFLRNFLNNQGFIEVETPSMNLMAGGASARPFITHHNDLDLDLYLRIATELPLKMLIVGGLDRVYEIGKVFRNEGIDNTHNPEFTSCEFYWAYADYYDLIKWSEEFFSKLVYHLFGSYKILYNKDGPENDPIEIDFTPPYPKISLVEELEKITKVKLDQPFDSPETINKMINIIKENNIEMPNPPTAAKLLDQLASHFIENIYQNQPFFIIEHPQIMSPLAKYHRSKPGLTERLEMFICGKEVLNAYTELNDPFKQKECFASQQKDKEKGDTEAFHCDAAFCTSLEYGLPPTGGLGLGIDRITMFLTNKNSIKDVILFPTMKPVN, encoded by the exons atgctaacactattatttttacctattttaaaaaataaaaatttgaatcgacaatttttttttaataataagtTCCTTACTTTATTCgaacataattttaaaacaaatattatcaaaGTTCAATTTACAACAATGACTGAAAAAAGAGAGCATGTCATTTCTGATCAAAAAAAAGCTAACCCCCCCCCAAT GAATGCAAATAAAGAAGATGATGCAGAATTAGACCCAAgattatattttgaaaatagatcaaaattaattttaagtCAACAAGAAAAAGGAATAAATACATATCCACATAAATTTGAAAGAACAATTACTATCCCTGAttttattgaaaaatataaagatttACAAAATGGAGAACATTTAGAAgaaactattttaaatatgaCAGGACGTATAATGAGAGTTTCATCTTCTGGACAAAAATTAAGATTTTTTGATTTGGTAGGAGATGGAAAAAGAATACAAGTATTAGCTAATTATTCATTTCATGATAAAGAAAAATCAAATTTTGTAGAATgttatgataaaataaaaagaggAGATATCGTAGGTATTATTGGATTCCCTggaaaaagtaaaaaaggCGAACTTAGTATATTCCCAAAAGAAACTATAGTTTTATCTCCATGTTTACATATGTTACCTATGAAATATGGACTAAAAGATACAGAAATAAGATATAGACAAAGATATTTAGATTTACTTATTAATGAATCTACTAGAAATGTATTTATTACTAgaacaaaaataattaattttttaagaaattttttaaataatcaaGGTTTTATAGAAGTAGAAACACCATCTATGAATTTAATGGCAGGTGGTGCTAGTGCACGTCCATTTATTACACATCATAACGACCTAGATCTCGACCTATATTTAAGAATTGCTACTGAATTAccattaaaaatgttaatagtTGGTGGATTAGATAGAGTATATGAAATTGGAAAAGTTTTCAGAAATGAAGGAATTGATAATACACATAATCCTGAATTTACATCTTGTGAATTTTATTGGGCATATGCCGATTATTATGATTTAATTAAATGGTCAGAAGAATTCTTTTCAAAATTAgtatatcatttatttggttcatataaaatattatataataaagatgGACCTGAAAATGATCCAATTGAGATTGATTTTACACCACCATATCCAAAAATATCTTTAGTTGaagaattagaaaaaattacaaaagtAAAATTAGACCAACCTTTTGATTCACCAGaaactataaataaaatgattaatataataaaagaaaataacatTGAAATGCCTAATCCACCTACTGCTGCAAAATTATTAGATCAATTAGCATCACattttattgaaaatatttatcaaaatcaaccattttttataattgaaCATCCTCAAATTATGAGTCCTCTTGCTAAGTATCATAGATCAAAACCTGGATTAACGGAAAGATTAGAAATGTTTATATGTGGAAAAGAAGTTTTAAATGCATATACAGAATTAAATGACCCATTTAAACAAAAAGAATGTTTTGCTTCTCAACAAAAAGATAAAGAAAAAGGTGATACTGAAGCTTTTCATTGTGATGCAGCTTTTTGTACATCTTTAGAATATGGATTACCGCCTACAGGAGGTTTAGGCTTAGGTATTGACAGAATAACAATgtttttaacaaataaaaatagtattaAAGATGTCATTTTATTTCCTACAATGAAGCCAGTTAATTAA
- a CDS encoding small nuclear ribonucleoprotein E, putative, with translation MATTNKKLQKIMTQPINQIFRFFTNQTVVQIWLYDKPHTRIEGKILGFDEYMNMVLDESKEISVKKNTKKELGKILLKGDTITLIMEAKKDEAE, from the exons ATGGCAACTAcgaataaaaaattacaaaagaTTATGACCCAGCCAATA aaCCAAATATTTCGGTTTTTCACGAATCAAACGGTTGTACAGATTTGGCTATATGATAAACCCCATACTAGAATTGAAGGAAAAATTCTT GGCTTTGACGAATACATGAACATGGTTTTAGATGAGTCAAAAGAAATTTccgttaaaaaaaatacaaaaaaagaattggggaaaattttattaaaaggGGATACTATAACCCTTATTATGGAAGC AAAAAAAGATGAAGCGGAATAA
- a CDS encoding ubiquitin-activating enzyme E1, putative, with amino-acid sequence MSEFEKFKRQISLWGKEHQEMLMNSYVYFLGSGLIIFEISKGLMLSGINNLTIIDDQKICENDLKYYMFYYNSNKINEYTCNIIKENLLNINKNANIKCIINNPIEYFYKNIINDNNYDILICNLSVKNNLKIEKMCAKFNKKVITCNVNNVIGYLNVKIGKHLYMEKNKINKFNLSYDDNIYSFSYYYNIALSLYDDLKKYINNVDYSDFQTNGELNKIIFLVKIYHDFPCGINETKKCQKIIKCVKDKIKLTNINFDNLNKVNNFIYLSDIKKRIKLILQNNNYSTKQMYNHIYFFLIVYKSFIKKKNYMPYLYNNNDDYDDTKNVETFRGVNDIKILLKKRKYEDEKELKLLIMKKKKKYNFKKNFEISHFVYLFSNFFYINFINNEEINNEKKILMENFLYFCYLYDTSSNISYKNNISLNNNEKYIFPSLSYNMKDERNLDLISNEFLLCNNKKDLLNFRKDISFNNIKKEEEIIKQNCSYNKKYIPFFFKINDEKLQNLSYVDINVNILLEKIQIGNKLFEDLNNLKHICSNYVIIVISGLITQEVIKICSFYLKPHVNYYFFKSGCL; translated from the coding sequence ATGAGCGAATTCGAGAAATTTAAACGGCAAATTTCATTGTGGGGAAAAGAACATCAAGAAATGTTAATGAATagttatgtttattttttaggaAGTGgattaattatttttgaaatttCCAAAGGATTAATGTTGAGCGGAATAAACAACTTAACAATTATAGACGATCAAAAGATATGtgaaaatgatttaaaatattatatgttttattataattcaaataaaataaatgaatatacatgtaatataataaaagagaatttgttaaatataaataaaaatgctaatattaaatgtattattaataaccctattgaatatttttataaaaatataataaatgataataattatgatatattaatatgtaatttgtctgtaaaaaataatttaaagatTGAAAAAATGTGtgcaaaatttaataaaaaggtAATTACTTGTAATGTTAATAATGTTATAGGATATTTAAATGTGAAAATAGGaaaacatttatatatggaaaaaaataaaataaataaatttaatttaagttatgatgataatatatattccttttcttattattataacatagctttatcattatatgatgatttaaaaaaatatataaataatgtagATTATTCAGATTTTCAAACTAATGgggaattaaataaaataatatttttagttAAAATTTATCATGATTTCCCTTGTGGAATAAATGAGACAAAAAAAtgtcaaaaaataataaaatgtgttaaggacaaaataaaattaacaaatataaattttgataACTTGAACAAAGTgaacaattttatttatttatcagatataaaaaaaagaataaaattgattttgcaaaataataattatagtaCTAAACAAATGtataatcatatatatttttttttaattgtctataaaagttttataaaaaaaaaaaattatatgccatatttatataataacaacGATGATTATGATGATACTAAAAATGTAGAAACATTTCGAGGGGTAAACGATATTAAAATTCttttgaaaaaaagaaaatatgaagatgaaaaagaactaaaattattaattatgaaaaaaaaaaaaaaatataactttaaaaaaaattttgaaatttCACATTTTGTCTATTTATtctcaaattttttttatataaattttattaataatgaagaaataaacaatgaaaaaaaaatattaatggaaaactttttgtatttttgttatttatatgatacATCCTCTAATAtttcttataaaaataatattagtttaaataataatgagaaatatattttccctAGTTTATCATATAATATGAAGGATGAAAGGAATTTGGATTTGATAAGTAATGAATTTCTActttgtaataataaaaaagatttGTTAAATTTTAGAAAGGATATaagttttaataatattaaaaaagaagaagaaataataaaacaaaactgtagttataataaaaaatatattccatttttttttaaaataaatgatgaaaaattgCAAAACTTGTCTTATGTTGATAtcaatgtaaatatattattagaaaaaatacaaattggtaataaattatttgaagaTCTTAATAACCTTAAACATATTTGTTCAAATTATGTAATTATAGTTATTTCAGGATTAATAACACAAgaagttataaaaatatgttcattttatttaaagcCACATGtaaattactatttttttaagtcAGGTTGTTTATGA
- a CDS encoding AP2 domain transcription factor AP2-O4: MNCLHENELPYTKNKKKIEKCYKVWEKIISKGIGCRKEEIKNNITKRKRDKERLISTLYGSVFKGEKYLLYSKKWRGKTLNEIINQDKKNYLNLKNLKNLKNVDNSYFCKLAIGYLDQENNHSLKKKTDPECVQNYDQNMDNKNINTNLKKNQSINNNNTTLINKKRNQSIEKNTEIHNNEDVYEKLNYLEKRSYRNKIKANTNYNCNTINNNLTTNDNDVTNSKTNNHDNTVLNNNNNINKDHINNRDNNMSIHNVIHNNNEIKNGNIGCNTNNNKDSYNNDNNNNYYYPNFDTNKNYNNNQIHNDNKCFEKNNNENRLIKYKYLPTGVFYSRVSRSFIANWIDDKTKKQIKMPYKISEFGVEKCMILAILSRNLRISNLNNCLKYYDKLTEDQKEQMLQAIRTTQKSEKLFNDILKPNIKNITNSVNDICSASTSNSNKNNENEPKNLNVKNKIIEKKKVKQSYNNAEKLPTGVYFYQGSYVANWWETNQKKQFKVPFKISEYGMTRAKNLAIISRLIRSSSIQEVNLILTQMEQNKNITKLNYTTILNLAFKYMKNPPKKY, from the coding sequence atgaATTGTTTACATGAGAACGAATTACCatacacaaaaaataaaaaaaaaattgaaaaatgttataaagtttgggaaaaaataataagtaaAGGCATAGGATGTAGaaaagaagaaataaaaaataatataactaAAAGAAAAAGAGACAAAGAAAGATTAATATCTACCTTATATGGTAGTGTATTCAAAGGAGAAAAATatcttttatattctaaGAAATGGAGAGGGAAAACTTTGAACGAAATAATTAAtcaagataaaaaaaattatttaaatttaaaaaacttaaagaatttaaaaaatgtagataactcatatttttgtaaattgGCTATTGGATATTTAGATCAAGAAAATAaccattctttaaaaaaaaagacagaTCCAGAATGTGTACAAAATTATGATCAAAATatggataataaaaatattaatactaatctaaaaaaaaatcaatctattaataataataacactactctaatcaataaaaaaagaaatcagtcaatagaaaaaaatacagaAATTCATAATAATGAAGATGTATATGAAAAACTTAATTATTTAGAGAAAAGAAGTtataggaataaaataaaagcaaATACCAATTATAATTGCAATACCATTAATAATAATCTAACAACAAATGATAATGATGTTACAAATAGTAAAACTAATAATCATGATAATACTGTcttaaataataacaataatatcaataaagatcatataaataatcgAGATAATAATATGTCTATTCATAATGTTATTCATAATAACAATGAGATTAAAAATGGTAACATTGGTTGTAATaccaataataataaagatagtTATAACaacgataataataataattattattatcccAATTTTGATacaaacaaaaattataataataaccaaatacataatgataataaatgttttgaaaaaaacaataatgaaaatagattaataaaatataaatatttaccaACTGGTGTATTTTATAGTAGAGTGTCCAGATCTTTTATAGCTAACTGGATTGATGATAAAacgaaaaaacaaattaaaatgCCATATAAAATATCCGAATTTGGAGTAGAAAAATGTATGATATTAGCTATATTGTCAAGAAATTTAAGAATAAGTAACTTAAATAATTGtctaaaatattatgataaatTAACAGAGGATCAAAAAGAACAAATGCTTCAAGCTATTAGAACTACacaaaaaagtgaaaaattatttaatgatATCCTTAAAcctaatattaaaaatattacaaattCCGTTAATGATATATGTTCTGCGTCTACAAgcaattcaaataaaaataatgaaaacgaaccaaaaaatttaaatgtcaaaaataaaattattgaaaaaaaaaaagtaaaacagtcatataataatgccGAAAAATTACCAACAggggtatatttttatcaaggATCTTATGTAGCTAACTGGTGGGAAACcaatcaaaaaaaacaattcaAAGTTCCATTTAAAATTTCAGAATATGGAATGACAAGAGCAAAAAATCTAGCAATTATTTCAAGGCTTATTAGATCATCATCTATTCAAGAAGTAAATCTAATTTTAACACAAATGgagcaaaataaaaatatcacaaaattaaattatactactattttaaatttagCTTTTAAATACATGAAAAATCCAccgaaaaaatattaa
- a CDS encoding phosphatidylinositol transfer protein, putative, with the protein MKVVEFRICMPLKVEEYQKCQLYLVTKGTLEDAEQRIKNAEKYGSENNSVGVVILKNESYVENYTSGQYTLKKLNILHKMPKWLLNFVDKKYCTIEEQCWNAYPYIKTIYQSSGFPKGKIQLESSHHSGFDTEYNALNLSEDLLNIRKIIYIDIVNDKVSSKEYNINEDPSLFLSQKTGRGHFKQNWKETSEHLMTCYKLITLDIPYFGLFCSKIENWIISAIRDNLLKYHRKAFCWIDEWFELKIEDIRKIEKDVQTKLKKFWTETGQDVPIDDIANHVTSSEKGGKSEEGESEKSEEGEKSEQNEERNRSSSLAESLTNEDESKCESWSNISDNENIKNGVNKTDKYSSNINERDIFDEASKNSMAFSSAASLNYKNETTENMKSRNNNIQNQNMHMNMNNLKTCYENRVCDLEGYEVIQGESEIENNELDENKNMNKENFDFFDEGKSNISVNKILVDNKKKEIIEYFFFKKNKNEYGEYLYKISDGMFYSWKYRYFSIKDNKLYYYINDEKNDLKGEINLLNAQIHWIGEYKGRNNVFVIQCFYKNVYYLSIDDEIQAKKCMIDIQMASLINETNNSKNNVEKQIEYNNINNIKVEDYKNLMNIYNDVENSDNIENEVQPLNNLNGKIKNENDKLSYIFKKNDKENENNVNNKNGVNNHNTLQISKNNKYENIPITLQLFNNATDKKLKINDKKLKINDSWIYDNASSSSSSCCDECASPLLGDKSRNKFESFNLKNIINMLFGNFEGIEIFKINKDIQYKGVKELLHKLKIDLNTNDELNYHLKKLFIFKKKRGKKIEYFLYIILIFLFFIFFHKILNFLFYFFIPIFFFFWGVFIYNDKISYSGFYNNVNYNVYKYSFTVNSNINFIMSILLNKNKINKGEYYQNVIQSKNKYIQYVCSFIYFNVPIFKQIYEFYRPRKFFMTKYLEKDVREIDKINDGSIGYENFVISKSEDDKKKMRCYFIVQYTSKNSKEYFNLINCEKKIKDGTGTKYENRENRYRNRDDNRDRNRDDNRDRNRDENKDGNNKFSAKKMSTMYGISTSIDKQNNTLNNNKYNIDFSSKKMSNIILEMSRTKLGKLIQNCILGLLKHFFKIIKNTFFDEYVKGDGFDIYIIREKGDEICNIEYLTCYDYKSGIFNNYLNVERCRNVIRLFMSNWQNNSQNNSQNNWEKCEIDFENDKNNFCIDENEENIKLLINKKKDEKEICRNIFFNINNKDISKNIIKYIYNLTRIKYVNTNKYIGLIKNMNDIFFIINLSKVFIYLTDKIELYEIKNVKIIEKLTNRHSDLNFYSDDLFINNVIYILSGIKLLHNTFEKSWVFPKKNEKIQGKYNNSYIVITMINESPITFSILTENYKTKTKLYSNIQFVSDSTMSAINIFINNDIIIKNNNNYELKISFPNISLIDLIKGNLRYTFCNNLAVTDSLGNLANIKFIDKYTKCGQFCGIAKRNETITNTLSGNIFDKIIIDDDKKYNNMSDIEIEMEYDDDSNSARLSEHYIKVRTLMEKYKTKL; encoded by the exons ATGAAAGTTGTAGAATTTCGAATATGTATGCCATTAAAAGTTGAAGAATATCAAAAATGTCAACTTTATTTAGTAACAAAGGGTACATTAGAAGATGCTGAAcaaagaattaaaaatgcTGAAAAATATGGAAGTGAAAATAATAGTGTAGGTGttgttatattaaaaaatgaatctTATGTAGAAAATTATACATCAGGACAATATACATTAAagaaattaaatatattgcataAAATGCCAAAATGgttattaaattttgttgataaaaaatattgtacaATAGAAGAACAATGTTGGAATGCCTATCcatatattaaaacaatTTATCAAAGTAGTGGATTTCCAAAAGGTAAAATTCAACTCGAATCATCACATCATTCTGGTTTTGATACTGAATATAATGCCTTAAATTTATCAGaagatttattaaatataagaaaaattatatatatagatatagtTAATGATAAAGTAAGTTCAaaagaatataatattaatgaagaCCCTTCATTATTTTTGAGTCAAAAAACAGGAAGAGGTCATTTTAAACAAAATTGGAAAGAAACAAGTGAACATCTAATGACAtgttataaattaataactTTAGATATTCCTTATTTTGgtttattttgttcaaaAATAGAAAACTGGATTATTTCTGCGATCCgagataatttattaaaatatcatAGAAAAGCATTTTGTTGGATTGATGAATGGTTTGAGTTAAAAATCGAGGATATACGTAAAATTGAAAAGGATGTTCAAACAAAGCTCAAGAAATTTTGGACAGAAACGGGGCAAGACGTTCCGATAGACGATATTGCAAACCATGTTACTAGCAGTGAAAAGGGTGGAAAAAGTGAAGAAGGCGAAAGTGAAAAAAGTGAAGAAGGCGAAAAAAGCGAACAGAATGAAGAACGGAATCGAAGTAGCAGCCTGGCAGAATCCTTAACAAATGAAGATGAGTCAAAATGTGAAAGTTGGTCGAATATTAGTgacaatgaaaatataaaaaatggtgTTAATAAAACAGATAAATATTCTAGCAATATAAATGAAAGAGATATTTTTGATGAGGCATCTAAAAATAGCATGGCATTCTCAAGTGCAGCcagtttaaattataaaaatgaaactactgaaaatatgaaaagtcgaaataataatatccaAAACcaaaatatgcatatgaaTATGAATAATCTAAAAACTTGCTATGAAAATCGAGTGTGTGATTTAGAAGGATATGAAGTAATACAAGGAGAAAGcgaaatagaaaataatgaacttgatgagaataaaaatatgaacaaagaaaattttgatttttttgatGAAGGTAAAAGTAATATAAgtgtaaataaaattttggtagacaataaaaaaaaagaaattatcgaatattttttttttaaaaaaaataaaaatgaatatggtgaatatttatataaaataagtgATGGTATGTTTTATTCATggaaatatagatattttagcataaaagataataaattatattattatattaatgatgaaaaaaatgatttaaaaggagaaataaatttattaaatgctCAAATACATTGGATAGGTGAATATAAGGGTAGGAATAATGTTTTTGTAATTCaatgtttttataaaaatgtatattatttaagtATAGATGATGAAATTCAGGCAAAAAAATGTATGATAGATATTCAAATGGCTAGTCTAATTAATGAAACgaataattcaaaaaataatgtagaaAAACAGATCgaatataacaatataaataacataaaagttgaagattataaaaatttaatgaatatttataatgatgttgaaaatagtgataatatagaaaatgagGTTCAACCTTTGAACAATTTAAatggtaaaataaaaaatgaaaatgataaattgtcttatatatttaagaaaaatgataaagaaaatgaaaataatgtaaacaataaaaatggtGTTAATAATCATAATACATTACaaataagtaaaaataataaatatgaaaatattccGATAACTTTgcaattatttaataatgcaACGGATaagaaattgaaaataaatgataagaaattgaaaataaatgataGCTGGATATATGATAATGCTAGTAGTAGTAGCAGTAGTTGTTGTGACGAATGTGCTTCCCCTTTATTAGGGGATAAAAGTAGGAATAAATTTGaatcttttaatttaaaaaatataataaatatgcttTTTGGAAATTTTGAGGGTATCGAAATATTTAAGATAAATAAGGATATACAATATAAAGGGGTGAAGGAATTATTACACAAACTTAAAATTGATTTGAATACAAATGATGAattaaattatcatttaaaaaaattatttatttttaaaaaaaaaagaggaaaaaaaattgaatattttttatatattattttaatttttttgttttttatattttttcataaaatattaaattttttgttttatttttttatacctatattttttttcttttggggagtatttatttataatgataaaatatctTATTCTggattttataataatgttaattATAATGTGTATAAATATTCCTTTACTGTTAattcaaatataaattttataatgtctattttattgaataagaacaaaattaataaaggagaatattatcaaaatgtAATCCAATCaaagaataaatatatacaatatgtttgtagttttatatattttaatgtgCCTATTTTTAAACAgatatatgaattttatagACCAAGAAAATTTTTTATGACAAAATATTTAGAGAAGGATGTTAGAGaaattgataaaataaatgatggTAGCATAGGATATGAGAATTTTGTTATTTCAAAAAGTgaagatgataaaaaaaaaatgcgaTGTTATTTCATTGTACAGTATACGAGCAAAAACTCGAAAGAGTATTTCAACTTGataaattgtgaaaaaaaaataaaagatggAACTGGAactaaatatgaaaatagaGAAAATAGATATAGAAATAGAGATGATAATAGAGATAGAAATAGAGATGATAATAGAGATAGAAATAgagatgaaaataaagatggaaataataagttttcaGCTAAAAAAATGTCTACTATGTATGGTATATCTACTAGTATTGATaagcaaaataatacattaaataataataaatataatatcgaTTTTTCATCTAAAAAAATGTCTAATATCATATTAGAAATGAGTAGAACGAAACTTGgaaaattaatacaaaatTGTATACTTGGGttattaaaacatttttttaaaataattaaaaatacattttttgatgaATATGTAAAAGGTGATGgatttgatatatatataattaggGAGAAGGGGGAtgaaatatgtaatattGAATATTTGACATGTTATGATTATAAATCtggaatttttaataactaTTTAAATGTGGAAAGGTGTCGAAATGTGATCAGATTGTTCATGTCTAATTGGCAAAATAATTCCCAAAATAATTCCCAAAATAATTGGGAAAAATGTGAAATCGattttgaaaatgataaaaacaaCTTTTGTATAGACGAGAATGAagagaatataaaactacttataaataaaaaaaaagatgaaaaagaaatatgtagaaatatattttttaatattaataataaagatatatcaaaaaatataataaaatatatatataatttaactagaataaaatatgttaatacaaataaatatatagggttaataaaaaatatgaatgatatattttttattattaatttatcaaaagtatttatttatttaactgataaaattgaattatatgaaataaaaaatgttaaaataatagaaaaattaacaaatagACATTctgatttaaatttttattcagatgatttatttattaataatgttatttatatattaagtGGAATAAAATTATTGCATAATACATTTGAAAAATCATGGgtttttccaaaaaaaaatgaaaaaattcaaggaaaatataataattcttATATTGTTATAACTATGATAAATGAATCTCCTAttacattttcaatattaactgaaaattataaaacaaaaacaaaattatattcaaatatacAATTTGTCTCCGATTCTACAATGAGTGcaataaacatatttataaataacgatataataattaaaaataataataattatgaattaaaaatttcaTTTCCAAATATATCTTTGATTGATTTAATAAAAGGAAATCTAAGATACACATTTTGTAACAATTTAGCTGTTACTGATAGTTTGGGCAATTTGGCAAATATCAAG ttcattgataaatatacaaaatgtgGACAATTTTGTGGAATTGCTAAACGGAATGAAACTATTACCAATACACTGAGTGGgaatatttttgataaaattattattgatgatgataaaaa atataataatatgagtGACATAGAAATCGAAATGGAATATGATGATGACTCTAATTCGGCGAG ATTAAGCGAACATTATATCAAAGTAAGAACGCTGATGGAAAAGTATAAGACAAAGTTGTGA
- a CDS encoding 60S ribosomal protein L17, putative: MVKYAKEIRNPGKCAKAAAVDLRVHFKNTYETARAIRRMNLLEAKKYLNAVIEKKRCVPFRRYNGGVGRTNQAKEFNHTQGRWPVKSCKFLLNVLDNVQANAESKNLDVGKLKIIHIMVNRARPGRRRTFKAHGRINPFMSSPCHIQVIAREITKPAKKSLLTNKEKEKQLPFRITLKKLVKLNISQQRINKSKKLVK; the protein is encoded by the exons ATGGTTAAATATGCTAAAGAAATAAGAAATCCAGGAAAAT gCGCAAAAGCTGCAGCTGTGGACTTAAGAGTTCACTTTAAAAATACTTATGAAACAGCAAGAGCTATAAGAAGAATGAATTTATTAGAAGCTAAGAAATATCTAAATGCTGTTATTGAGAAAAAACGATGTGTACCATTCCGTAGATATAATGGTGGTGTAGGAAGAACTAACCAAGCAAAAGAATTTAACCATACTCAAGGTAGATGGCCAGTAAAGTCATGtaaatttcttttaaatGTTCTTGATAATGTCCAAGCAAATGCAGAG TCAAAAAACTTGGACGTAGGAAAATTAAagataatacatataatggTTAATAGAGCCAGACCAGGAAGAAGAAGAACATTTAAGGCCCATGGAAGAATTAATCCATTTATGTCTTCCCCATGTCATATTCAAGTAATTGCAAGAGAAATCACAAAACCCGCTAAAAAATCTCTTTTAACAAATaaggaaaaagaaaaacaattACCTTTCAGAATTAccttaaaaaaattagtaaagttaaatatatctcagcaaagaattaataaaagcaaaaaattagtcaaataa